A stretch of Acidobacteriota bacterium DNA encodes these proteins:
- a CDS encoding ATP-binding protein yields MKAVQPIIQAYNEGHAAQLLTGRSLYDLAVDGEGKIRPLHEILRRTLLAQHGMLFVSYSLANGLDFDASQINDERDRRQIETILKANRLHDIPQDQNEVVRVIRGVSSLSRTPTEGLKWADGKDMRFAFCFEFTEHLAPGSLTNGTQSDAQLVAIELAHTTSQSLALRASGNLILFHGRDGLVDELVGGALKLVHLPQPDGEEKREFVKAALALYTGASFEDGVTPEAVANLTLNTPNRGLEALLRASHRASRPVTARELAAQKNRDVEAVSEGTLTTLDTTRVEDLRLCGMNIAPARWFLQRCAQGLLKGAPNTPLNVLLAGPVGTGKTDLAIETAHLGKVAAYQLHSPKGGIVGETERKTRLQWHALNEWGGVAFVDEITEALPLERSDFDGDSGASRAVAAALLTELSNESVRGKRLLVATTNCPWRMSAAMRSRLVIIPVLHPLEQDFAEIVVVTARRIEHSFSLSPADPRIQESARIFYAKGASPRHIRAQLSNALLLRGELTAEVILDAARDLRTGPDEASRIYAELWAIKTCTSRSFLPWHTDPSAYPYPVHIREIVDRATGNVLEGELDRKIAELKPYANV; encoded by the coding sequence ATGAAAGCCGTTCAACCTATCATCCAGGCCTACAATGAAGGCCACGCCGCCCAGTTACTCACTGGCAGGTCGCTCTACGACCTGGCGGTCGATGGCGAGGGCAAAATCCGCCCGTTGCATGAAATCCTGCGCCGCACGCTGCTGGCCCAGCATGGCATGCTCTTCGTCAGCTATTCGCTCGCCAACGGCCTTGATTTCGACGCCAGCCAGATCAATGACGAGCGAGACCGGCGGCAGATCGAGACCATCCTGAAAGCCAACCGCCTGCACGACATTCCCCAGGATCAGAACGAGGTCGTGCGTGTGATCCGCGGCGTCTCTTCACTGTCCCGCACGCCGACCGAAGGGCTGAAATGGGCTGACGGTAAAGACATGCGGTTTGCCTTCTGCTTTGAGTTCACCGAGCACCTGGCACCCGGATCGCTGACAAATGGCACGCAGAGCGACGCGCAACTCGTCGCCATTGAACTCGCGCACACCACCTCACAGAGTCTCGCCCTGCGCGCGAGCGGGAACCTCATCCTTTTTCATGGGCGTGATGGGTTGGTGGATGAGCTGGTGGGTGGCGCACTCAAGCTTGTGCATTTGCCGCAACCCGATGGTGAAGAGAAACGCGAATTCGTCAAGGCTGCGCTCGCGTTGTACACCGGCGCTTCTTTTGAGGACGGCGTGACGCCGGAAGCCGTCGCCAACTTGACGCTCAACACTCCGAATCGCGGCCTCGAAGCACTGTTGCGCGCCAGTCACCGCGCGAGCCGTCCAGTGACTGCCCGAGAACTGGCCGCCCAGAAGAACCGTGACGTCGAGGCAGTCTCAGAAGGTACGCTGACCACACTTGACACCACGCGCGTCGAAGACTTGCGCCTCTGCGGGATGAACATCGCCCCCGCACGCTGGTTTTTGCAGCGCTGCGCCCAAGGCTTGCTGAAAGGCGCCCCGAATACGCCGCTCAACGTGCTCCTGGCCGGGCCGGTCGGCACGGGTAAGACGGATTTGGCGATTGAGACCGCACATTTGGGCAAAGTGGCGGCTTACCAGCTTCACAGCCCCAAGGGCGGCATCGTAGGGGAGACGGAAAGAAAGACGCGCTTGCAGTGGCACGCGCTTAACGAATGGGGCGGCGTGGCGTTTGTGGATGAGATCACGGAGGCCTTGCCGCTCGAACGCAGCGATTTCGACGGGGACTCGGGGGCAAGTCGCGCAGTAGCCGCAGCGCTGCTGACCGAGTTGTCGAACGAGTCGGTGCGTGGCAAGCGGCTCCTCGTCGCCACCACTAACTGCCCGTGGCGCATGTCGGCGGCGATGCGCTCGCGCCTAGTCATCATCCCTGTGTTGCATCCTCTTGAGCAGGATTTTGCAGAGATCGTCGTTGTTACAGCTCGCCGCATCGAGCACTCTTTCAGTCTGTCGCCTGCTGATCCACGGATCCAGGAGTCGGCCCGGATATTTTATGCGAAAGGGGCCAGCCCGAGACATATCCGGGCGCAACTCAGCAATGCGCTGCTGCTCCGCGGCGAGCTTACCGCTGAAGTGATCCTCGACGCGGCGCGCGACCTTCGAACCGGTCCCGATGAAGCCTCTCGGATCTACGCTGAACTGTGGGCAATCAAGACCTGCACGTCGCGTTCGTTTTTACCTTGGCACACCGATCCCTCTGCATACCCATATCCTGTCCACATACGGGAGATTGTAGACCGCGCGACGGGGAATGTCCTGGAAGGCGAACTGGACAGGAAGATTGCGGAGCTGAAACCATATGCAAACGTCTAA
- a CDS encoding DegT/DnrJ/EryC1/StrS family aminotransferase, whose translation MQTSNTNNPIIRMSLRPLWESFNYASGEDNHLWGGGAVAELEGKLRRHYGMKRAICVSSATSGLLAIGLALGLRNREFITTPYTYGASLAAWLLLGNRPVFTDVNQATLGLSPEAVRKAITPKTKAILAVDIFGVPADTAALRAVAEEHDLFYIADAAQSFGASRNGILASSRADALVTSFTAGKALSAGEGGAVVTDNEDLYQKILWYSQHPDRQRKELSFSLCNEFGINGRISPLSAARANEAFEDSLQKLRQRQQRCFQIIEVLNSTGLTEPIRFSKQSILPSFFRLTASWKRKPREEQLLASLFAHGVEARIERPPVTLIYEQAAFRTQYGRRFRIPYPCVNAETQFAQRFCVTE comes from the coding sequence ATGCAAACGTCTAACACGAATAATCCAATTATCAGAATGTCGCTACGCCCACTTTGGGAAAGCTTCAATTATGCCTCCGGCGAAGACAACCACCTTTGGGGAGGCGGCGCAGTGGCGGAGCTTGAAGGAAAGCTACGCCGACACTACGGAATGAAGCGCGCCATCTGCGTTTCCAGTGCCACCTCAGGGCTTTTGGCAATAGGACTGGCTCTAGGTCTTAGAAACCGCGAGTTTATCACTACGCCTTACACCTACGGGGCGTCGCTCGCAGCGTGGCTGCTGCTCGGCAACCGGCCTGTATTCACTGACGTTAACCAGGCCACACTCGGCCTCTCCCCTGAGGCGGTCCGGAAAGCCATCACCCCGAAGACCAAAGCGATCCTCGCGGTCGACATTTTTGGCGTCCCAGCAGACACCGCAGCGTTGCGGGCAGTGGCTGAGGAACACGACCTATTTTATATCGCTGACGCAGCACAAAGCTTCGGCGCCAGCAGGAATGGAATCCTTGCTAGCAGCAGAGCCGACGCGCTCGTAACCTCTTTCACCGCAGGCAAGGCGCTTTCGGCGGGCGAAGGCGGGGCCGTAGTAACCGACAACGAAGACTTGTACCAAAAGATCCTCTGGTACAGCCAGCACCCCGACCGGCAGCGCAAGGAATTGTCCTTCTCCTTGTGCAATGAATTCGGGATCAACGGGCGAATCAGCCCGCTCTCTGCAGCGCGGGCGAATGAAGCCTTTGAAGATTCCCTGCAAAAGCTCAGGCAAAGACAGCAAAGGTGTTTTCAGATCATCGAGGTTCTCAACTCGACCGGCTTAACTGAGCCGATTCGGTTTTCCAAGCAATCCATTCTTCCGTCGTTTTTCCGCCTGACCGCCTCATGGAAGCGAAAGCCTAGAGAAGAACAACTCCTGGCGTCGCTTTTTGCACATGGCGTTGAAGCGCGAATCGAGCGACCACCCGTAACCCTGATTTACGAACAAGCGGCATTTCGAACGCAGTACGGAAGACGGTTTCGGATTCCCTACCCTTGCGTGAACGCCGAGACTCAATTTGCCCAACGGTTTTGCGTTACCGAGTAG
- a CDS encoding ATP-binding protein yields MKKMLWLLEQLFAGRLARQTEQHLVELAKGPAQGARENAAKALHQMEQMTGPHVLLGQTDWRQPVSLPLEFLVQSHGILTGGSGSGKTMAALLILEAILAANTPRYSFGLLDPKTECFVRCLYLIARRMKQLPPAEAERLRERIVIIDLGQADPVVTPYNIAQPWAGSDLDFFATSRIETLQELLGSDGLSMRGGAIVKHALKLLAECGLPFSYIERLLSDERLRSKLLARTKNEELNFYFRKHFPDESKATLAAVRTRLSSSLLGSESIRLALSGQTVPDFRRLQDESKIVLINCASPNIPRTTARTLQALFLSDIRQSVFARRTTSPFLWLCDEAQNFFRTPQLRESMDELLRLARSFGSFFCFLTQNLHTAVRDGDLIENIHTNIRWSLSLRSTPRDAAFLQPALPITGRLPKPRVNPYAPPEYYSLNEERQARLNALAHLPDRSGWLWLKAQTGEAIKLQTTSLTIPSGAAFNAAVEQLRDDPGFGQRQSRSDYLAAIKQRDAVWLAEEEPEEKAQQLKQRFRANREATQ; encoded by the coding sequence ATGAAAAAGATGCTCTGGCTGCTCGAACAACTTTTCGCGGGCAGGCTCGCGCGCCAAACCGAGCAGCATCTGGTTGAACTGGCCAAGGGGCCGGCGCAGGGAGCGCGTGAGAATGCGGCGAAGGCCTTACACCAAATGGAGCAAATGACCGGACCGCATGTGCTGCTCGGCCAGACCGACTGGCGCCAACCTGTCAGTCTACCGCTTGAGTTCCTTGTGCAGTCGCACGGCATCCTCACCGGTGGAAGCGGTTCAGGCAAAACGATGGCGGCGCTTCTCATTTTGGAAGCGATTCTGGCGGCCAATACGCCGCGCTATTCGTTTGGCCTACTCGATCCAAAGACCGAATGCTTTGTCCGCTGTTTGTATCTGATCGCCCGGCGGATGAAGCAGTTACCGCCTGCAGAGGCTGAGCGGCTGCGAGAGCGGATCGTCATCATTGATTTGGGGCAAGCGGATCCGGTGGTGACGCCATATAACATCGCCCAACCCTGGGCGGGCAGTGACCTGGACTTTTTTGCGACGAGCCGGATTGAGACGCTTCAAGAACTGCTCGGTTCGGACGGGCTGTCAATGCGCGGCGGAGCGATCGTCAAACATGCGCTCAAGCTGCTGGCGGAGTGCGGTCTGCCGTTCAGCTACATCGAGCGTCTACTCTCCGATGAAAGGCTGCGGAGCAAACTCCTGGCGCGGACCAAAAATGAAGAGCTGAATTTCTATTTCCGCAAACACTTTCCGGACGAAAGCAAAGCCACGCTCGCGGCGGTGCGGACCCGCTTGTCATCTTCCCTGCTTGGAAGCGAAAGCATCCGGCTCGCGCTTTCGGGGCAAACGGTGCCGGATTTTCGCCGACTGCAGGACGAAAGCAAAATTGTGTTGATCAACTGCGCCAGTCCGAACATTCCGCGGACGACTGCGCGCACCTTGCAGGCGCTCTTTCTGTCGGACATTCGCCAGAGCGTCTTTGCCCGGCGGACGACATCGCCATTTCTCTGGCTCTGTGACGAAGCGCAGAATTTCTTTCGCACGCCGCAGCTTCGCGAAAGTATGGATGAATTGCTGCGGCTCGCTCGTAGCTTCGGCAGCTTCTTCTGCTTCCTGACGCAGAACCTGCACACAGCCGTCCGCGATGGCGACCTGATTGAAAACATTCATACCAACATTCGGTGGAGCCTATCCTTGCGCAGCACGCCGCGCGACGCTGCATTCTTGCAGCCGGCCTTGCCAATAACGGGGCGCTTGCCGAAGCCGCGCGTCAATCCGTACGCGCCACCCGAATATTACTCGCTCAATGAAGAGCGGCAGGCGCGACTCAACGCGTTGGCGCATCTGCCTGATCGATCGGGCTGGCTCTGGCTCAAGGCTCAGACTGGCGAAGCGATCAAGCTGCAAACGACCTCGCTGACAATTCCCTCCGGGGCGGCATTCAATGCGGCGGTCGAGCAATTGCGCGACGATCCTGGGTTTGGCCAGCGTCAGAGCCGAAGCGATTACCTGGCGGCAATCAAACAGCGCGACGCGGTATGGCTCGCGGAAGAAGAGCCGGAAGAAAAAGCGCAACAACTCAAACAACGCTTTCGCGCCAATCGGGAGGCGACTCAATGA
- a CDS encoding replication-relaxation family protein, with protein MGVGQSDPRDQSNRASSSGNANSAAGDAVRISMPNLRQSNRAGGDVALRLRLLLSGTSAPFLPDLQNLSAGVALLPLQRNREGDTMRTQVTQRDQKLLGILAAARWLTTRQVKALCFPQVTMEMARRRLRILASGGFVHSCRTNRMAEALHSLGHNGRSVLVGRGWIEEIRLERKPPKNIEHFLGINDIRVAVERSAQREEIPLNFFFAYWELLHQGWEFRIIPDAACQFVYQGKELTVLFEYDRGEESPGYIIRTKFKPYAEGLDGLPFSRVLMVVETERRRNQLQQYTAKHLSLDSGMFFFITLEDLNGSWNLTSLIS; from the coding sequence GTGGGTGTTGGCCAGTCCGATCCTCGCGACCAGAGCAATCGTGCGAGCAGTTCGGGCAACGCGAATTCTGCGGCTGGCGATGCAGTCCGAATTTCCATGCCGAACCTGCGGCAATCCAATCGCGCTGGTGGGGATGTGGCGCTGCGCCTGCGGCTTTTGCTATCAGGGACATCTGCTCCGTTTCTGCCCGATCTGCAAAACCTTTCCGCAGGTGTTGCGTTGCTACCGCTGCAACGCAACAGAGAAGGTGACACGATGAGGACGCAAGTCACACAGCGGGACCAGAAACTGTTGGGAATCCTTGCGGCAGCACGCTGGCTGACGACGCGGCAGGTCAAGGCGCTCTGTTTCCCGCAGGTAACGATGGAAATGGCGCGGCGGCGGTTGCGAATTCTGGCGAGTGGCGGCTTTGTTCATTCCTGCCGCACCAATCGGATGGCTGAAGCGTTGCACAGCCTAGGCCACAATGGGCGGAGTGTCCTTGTTGGCAGAGGCTGGATCGAAGAGATTCGGCTTGAACGCAAACCTCCGAAGAACATTGAACATTTCCTGGGGATCAATGATATCCGCGTTGCTGTCGAGCGGAGCGCGCAGCGAGAAGAAATTCCGCTCAATTTTTTCTTCGCCTATTGGGAGTTGCTTCATCAGGGATGGGAATTCCGGATCATTCCCGATGCGGCTTGTCAGTTCGTCTATCAGGGAAAAGAACTGACTGTGTTGTTTGAATACGACCGTGGCGAAGAATCGCCTGGCTACATCATTCGCACCAAATTTAAGCCCTACGCTGAAGGCCTTGATGGGCTTCCTTTTTCGCGCGTGTTGATGGTGGTAGAGACTGAGCGGCGGCGGAATCAACTGCAACAATACACAGCAAAGCATTTGAGCCTGGATTCGGGCATGTTCTTTTTCATCACGCTGGAGGACCTGAACGGCTCCTGGAATTTGACGAGCCTGATTTCGTAA
- a CDS encoding helix-turn-helix domain-containing protein: MNSSKDQDLVPVTFSEAEVAERLGISRVTAWRLRRAGKLSYYRVGRSIRYGERHIAEYLASCERQRKIVPLMREIKS; encoded by the coding sequence ATGAATAGCAGTAAAGATCAAGATCTAGTACCAGTTACCTTCAGTGAAGCAGAGGTGGCGGAGCGCCTCGGCATTTCACGAGTCACTGCTTGGCGGCTCCGTCGTGCAGGCAAGTTGTCGTATTACCGCGTTGGCCGAAGTATACGGTACGGCGAACGGCACATTGCGGAGTATTTGGCTTCTTGTGAGCGCCAGAGAAAGATTGTTCCTTTAATGCGTGAAATTAAATCGTAA
- a CDS encoding PD-(D/E)XK nuclease family protein: MILTISGIRQFRRCQRQWCYDALIASHSAKDGTPGREAHLLSQLQSIAAWRGSIVDQVITRRLIPALKKGWAVTPAKLHQYADSVFDEQLSFARQNRMREPGMTKVDNFAAFAAVEYGPPVKNEELERARAEIKQALSNLFEMKDLLVRLQSATHLVPQRPLTFPHLQVSFKAVPDLIAFFDDKPPLIVDWKVHARGVHDYRLQLAAYAIALTRCDPHDDFPASLSEYSPTQFDLLEVQLLTKQQRQYWLSEDEIAEVDDYIAEAAVEMLMLIDGKAKNKTDPLDFPVTTNPELCRWCSFRRICSEDVKCQASAQTTLF, translated from the coding sequence GTGATCCTTACCATCAGCGGCATTCGTCAGTTCCGACGCTGTCAGCGCCAGTGGTGTTACGACGCTCTCATTGCCAGTCATTCTGCGAAGGACGGCACGCCGGGGCGCGAAGCGCATCTCCTCTCTCAGTTGCAGAGCATCGCCGCATGGCGCGGCAGCATTGTTGATCAAGTAATTACACGAAGACTCATTCCGGCCCTGAAAAAAGGCTGGGCGGTGACACCTGCGAAGCTGCATCAATACGCCGATTCGGTTTTTGACGAGCAGCTTTCCTTTGCCCGGCAGAATCGAATGCGGGAGCCGGGGATGACTAAAGTTGATAACTTTGCGGCATTTGCGGCAGTGGAATACGGCCCTCCTGTTAAGAACGAGGAGCTTGAGCGCGCTCGCGCGGAGATCAAACAGGCGCTGTCAAATCTCTTCGAGATGAAAGATTTGCTTGTCCGGTTACAGTCGGCCACACATCTGGTGCCGCAGCGACCGCTGACTTTTCCGCACCTTCAAGTGAGTTTCAAGGCCGTCCCTGACCTCATTGCGTTTTTCGACGACAAGCCCCCGTTGATCGTGGATTGGAAGGTTCACGCGAGAGGCGTGCACGACTACCGCCTGCAACTCGCCGCCTACGCCATTGCGCTTACGCGCTGCGACCCGCATGACGATTTCCCGGCATCCCTGTCCGAATATTCGCCGACACAATTTGATTTGCTTGAGGTGCAGCTCCTGACCAAGCAGCAGCGACAGTATTGGCTGTCCGAAGATGAGATTGCGGAAGTGGACGATTACATCGCCGAAGCCGCGGTCGAGATGTTGATGCTTATTGATGGGAAAGCGAAGAACAAAACCGATCCACTCGATTTCCCGGTGACTACCAACCCGGAACTTTGCCGATGGTGCTCGTTCCGTAGAATTTGTTCGGAGGATGTAAAATGCCAAGCATCGGCACAAACGACTTTGTTCTAA
- a CDS encoding helix-turn-helix domain-containing protein, protein MKRSDQNQTLGQFLKASRETKELSLRGVEKVTGISNAYLSQLEGDKIKQPSPTLLHKLCELYGVSYSTAMELTGYPTTQGNEDTPPSQRLAARLGWVTKKEEDALVEYLEFLRSRNKGGRR, encoded by the coding sequence ATGAAGCGAAGCGATCAGAATCAAACGCTTGGGCAATTTCTTAAAGCATCGCGTGAGACGAAAGAGCTCTCTTTACGTGGTGTTGAGAAGGTGACAGGGATTTCCAACGCCTACCTAAGTCAATTGGAGGGGGACAAGATCAAACAGCCATCTCCGACCTTGCTCCATAAACTGTGCGAGCTTTATGGCGTTTCATATAGCACCGCAATGGAACTAACAGGCTATCCGACGACACAAGGCAACGAGGATACGCCACCCAGTCAAAGGCTTGCTGCCAGACTCGGCTGGGTGACCAAGAAAGAAGAGGACGCTTTGGTCGAATATCTGGAGTTTCTGCGATCTCGCAATAAAGGGGGACGCCGGTGA
- a CDS encoding MerR family transcriptional regulator encodes MPQPASEIPDKLFYKIGEVCDIVGVQAHVLRYWETEFPMLQPQKNPSGQRTYRRRDVDVAMRIKQLLYEEGFTIAGAKRKLSTEGRGSSTRLKIVPPGATASDFSSDSDGPPPTEPPMPPTLPPASRLSRDTLKRLRLMAEDLLTTLNRDVTTSGVQTGHPKSQPDQ; translated from the coding sequence ATGCCGCAACCGGCTTCGGAAATTCCCGATAAACTTTTCTACAAGATTGGAGAAGTGTGTGACATTGTTGGCGTGCAGGCACATGTGCTGCGGTACTGGGAAACCGAATTTCCGATGCTTCAGCCTCAGAAAAATCCTTCCGGCCAACGCACCTATCGTCGCCGAGACGTGGATGTTGCAATGCGAATCAAACAGCTTCTGTACGAAGAGGGGTTCACCATTGCCGGCGCAAAACGCAAGCTGTCAACCGAAGGCCGTGGCAGTTCAACTCGACTCAAAATCGTTCCCCCTGGGGCGACCGCGAGTGATTTTTCTAGCGATTCCGATGGCCCGCCGCCAACTGAACCACCGATGCCACCGACCTTGCCACCCGCATCGCGCCTGTCTCGCGACACTTTGAAACGGCTGCGATTGATGGCGGAGGATTTATTGACAACCCTCAATCGCGATGTTACAACTTCCGGCGTTCAGACAGGCCATCCCAAAAGCCAACCTGATCAGTAA
- a CDS encoding alpha/beta fold hydrolase, whose protein sequence is MHAEIGSTDKFVQAVSLDSITKAFSKRPFLSAPMLGNRHLMTIIGTKRPRKFSLPPIAPERREFQTEAETRVVAYCHWQSDRLRHPTILIIHGLEGSADAQYVLGTASKAFVAGFNVLRYNVRGCGGTLHLSPKLYHSGLTVDLHHVMQELIEKDELQQLFLIGFSMGGNQSLKLAGELGANAPKQLCGVCAISPPIDLETCSRAIARRENWIYEIRFLRSLQKTLREKDKLFPGIFDLNRLKGVKHLWDWDDAMQPYNGFRDAMDYYNQASSLPFIPKIQVPTLIIHAQDDPFIPFEPFTDQRLSSNPMVRLLATERGGHVAFCGRRQPNEDRAWAENRAVEFCQLLRLNG, encoded by the coding sequence ATGCACGCTGAAATCGGTTCAACAGACAAATTCGTTCAGGCGGTTTCGCTGGATTCCATCACGAAGGCCTTTTCCAAGCGGCCTTTTTTGTCGGCGCCTATGCTCGGCAATCGGCATTTGATGACGATCATCGGAACCAAACGGCCTCGTAAATTTTCCCTTCCCCCAATCGCGCCCGAGCGCAGGGAATTTCAGACTGAAGCGGAAACGCGTGTCGTAGCCTATTGCCATTGGCAATCCGACCGGCTTCGTCATCCGACAATTCTGATTATTCACGGACTGGAAGGCTCTGCGGACGCCCAATACGTTCTGGGTACGGCCAGCAAAGCCTTCGTCGCTGGCTTCAACGTGTTGCGGTACAACGTGCGCGGTTGCGGAGGCACACTGCATTTGTCGCCGAAGCTTTATCACTCCGGGCTGACGGTGGATTTGCACCACGTGATGCAAGAGTTGATTGAAAAAGACGAATTGCAGCAATTGTTTTTGATTGGGTTTTCGATGGGAGGCAATCAGTCCCTGAAACTTGCCGGAGAGTTGGGCGCCAACGCGCCGAAACAGCTTTGCGGCGTTTGCGCCATCAGCCCGCCAATTGATTTGGAAACCTGCTCGCGCGCGATTGCCCGGCGTGAAAATTGGATTTACGAAATTCGCTTCCTGCGCAGTTTGCAGAAAACCCTGCGCGAAAAAGACAAGCTCTTTCCTGGCATTTTCGACCTAAACCGGCTGAAAGGCGTCAAGCATTTGTGGGATTGGGACGACGCCATGCAGCCGTACAACGGATTCCGCGATGCGATGGATTATTACAATCAAGCCAGTTCCCTGCCCTTCATCCCAAAAATTCAGGTTCCAACGCTGATCATTCACGCCCAAGATGATCCCTTCATTCCGTTTGAACCGTTCACGGATCAACGCCTCAGTTCAAATCCGATGGTGCGATTGTTGGCGACAGAACGCGGAGGTCACGTCGCGTTTTGCGGTCGGCGGCAACCCAATGAAGACCGCGCGTGGGCGGAAAATCGTGCGGTGGAATTTTGCCAACTTCTTCGCCTCAACGGATAG
- a CDS encoding HlyC/CorC family transporter gives MYWPFFKILLVLLLILANGFFVAVEFALIRVRRPRIEALANAGKPSARAVLRALDQLDAIISATQFGITLASLALGWVGESTLEHLFEPFLMRVLPPNLAVAAAHTTSAVLAFSIITYFHIVLGEFAPKALAIEFAERIALAVARPMQLFYRTFKPLIWIINVSGIRFIRAFGIKAALGHHAAYTEEELRQIVSASHESGHLGEGEKDLIHNVFEFTDLTAREVMIPRTKIVALEQNSGFAEVVNQFQLSGYSRLPVYQEHFDNIIGIVHSKDVMGYTLRPQEFDLKEITRPPVFIPDSAQLGNVLSRMQRDRIHLVIVVDEHAGVEGILTLEDLLEEIVGEIEDEHDETQTETSPQNAENGLSLDASLSVREANRKFNLHLPESEGYTTIAGFLIAEAGRLLNQGDIIEHKGSRFTIERVASRRITQVKMERLP, from the coding sequence ATGTATTGGCCTTTCTTCAAAATCCTCCTCGTCCTATTGCTCATTTTGGCGAATGGCTTTTTCGTCGCCGTAGAGTTTGCGTTGATCCGCGTGCGCCGTCCGCGCATCGAAGCCTTGGCCAACGCCGGCAAACCCAGCGCGCGCGCCGTCCTTCGCGCGCTCGATCAATTGGACGCCATTATTTCCGCCACACAGTTCGGCATTACCCTGGCCAGCCTGGCGCTGGGATGGGTTGGCGAATCCACGCTGGAACATCTATTCGAGCCATTCCTGATGCGCGTGTTGCCGCCCAACCTGGCGGTCGCAGCGGCTCATACAACTTCGGCTGTATTGGCGTTTTCGATCATTACCTACTTTCACATCGTGCTGGGTGAATTTGCGCCCAAGGCATTGGCCATTGAATTTGCGGAACGAATCGCATTGGCTGTCGCTCGTCCGATGCAGTTGTTTTATCGCACCTTCAAGCCCTTGATCTGGATCATCAACGTTTCCGGCATTCGATTTATTCGCGCTTTCGGCATCAAAGCTGCGCTGGGCCATCACGCGGCCTACACGGAAGAGGAGTTACGACAGATTGTCAGCGCCAGCCACGAATCAGGCCATCTCGGCGAAGGCGAAAAGGATTTGATCCACAATGTTTTTGAGTTCACCGATTTAACGGCGCGAGAAGTGATGATTCCCCGCACAAAAATCGTCGCGCTGGAACAGAACTCAGGCTTTGCCGAAGTCGTCAACCAATTTCAATTATCCGGGTATTCGCGGTTGCCTGTGTACCAGGAACATTTCGACAACATCATCGGCATTGTTCACAGCAAAGACGTGATGGGTTACACGCTGCGACCGCAGGAATTCGACCTAAAGGAAATCACGCGCCCGCCTGTATTCATTCCCGATTCGGCGCAACTGGGCAACGTCTTAAGTCGGATGCAGCGCGACCGCATTCATCTGGTCATCGTCGTGGATGAACACGCAGGCGTTGAAGGCATTTTGACGCTGGAAGATTTGCTGGAAGAAATTGTCGGCGAGATCGAAGACGAACACGACGAAACCCAAACTGAAACTTCGCCGCAAAACGCCGAGAACGGATTGAGCCTGGATGCCAGTTTGTCCGTCCGCGAAGCCAATCGGAAATTCAACCTGCACCTGCCGGAATCCGAAGGTTATACGACCATCGCAGGTTTTTTGATTGCTGAAGCCGGACGTTTGCTCAATCAGGGCGATATTATTGAACATAAGGGTTCTCGCTTCACCATCGAACGCGTCGCTAGTCGCCGTATTACTCAGGTCAAGATGGAGCGACTGCCTTAA
- a CDS encoding zinc ribbon domain-containing protein, producing the protein MALIRFTANFDDLSTDRGYQFRFHCDKCGNGFMSRFQTSMTGVAGDLLRAAGNIFGGILSSAGNSAYDIQRAVGGKAHDDAFAVAVEEAKQHFHQCTRCGKWVCPEVCWNAGAGLCEGCAPNYEEELTASHAQAKADAARNQLYQRAQETDYALEIDMSAGAVQSAPNRQAVNPVVNAENAPSIVGASCANCGTVSNSKFCPECGQPMNARLLCKTCGTELEGKPKFCKECGSKIEYV; encoded by the coding sequence GTGGCACTCATTCGATTCACTGCCAACTTCGACGACCTTTCGACGGATCGCGGATATCAATTCCGGTTCCATTGCGATAAATGTGGCAACGGGTTTATGTCGCGCTTTCAGACTTCGATGACTGGTGTTGCGGGAGATTTATTGCGCGCGGCGGGCAACATCTTCGGCGGGATTTTGTCCAGCGCGGGCAATAGCGCCTACGACATCCAGCGAGCCGTTGGCGGTAAAGCTCACGATGATGCCTTTGCCGTCGCTGTCGAAGAAGCCAAACAACACTTTCACCAATGCACGCGCTGCGGCAAATGGGTCTGCCCGGAAGTTTGTTGGAATGCAGGTGCTGGGTTGTGTGAAGGTTGCGCGCCGAATTACGAAGAAGAACTCACTGCAAGCCACGCCCAAGCCAAAGCCGATGCTGCACGCAACCAGCTTTACCAACGTGCGCAGGAAACCGATTACGCGTTGGAAATTGATATGAGCGCCGGAGCGGTTCAATCCGCACCCAACCGCCAAGCAGTCAATCCGGTCGTGAACGCGGAAAACGCGCCTTCGATTGTCGGCGCTTCGTGCGCGAATTGCGGGACGGTGTCCAACAGCAAATTCTGCCCGGAATGCGGCCAGCCGATGAACGCCAGGTTGCTCTGCAAAACATGCGGAACGGAATTGGAGGGGAAACCGAAATTCTGCAAAGAATGCGGCTCGAAGATCGAATACGTTTAA